The Pricia mediterranea genome includes a window with the following:
- a CDS encoding DUF4412 domain-containing protein, whose translation MKIRTKTFTFIVLLLIGTTVQGQFLKKLGKRAEKAAERTVLNRADEEAAKKTDQALDEVLTMEMGTMGGSQVDPDVLPGSYEFDWRYTLRMSHEKGDIDLNYFLSEDGGAFGSRPELNQGTGSMGNMLMVIDPGLETTTILMDNGGQKTGMVMSNPDLSEAVAQESDMDEYELKEIGTKEILGYTCQGFQMENEDTKMTMYIAFDTPVSFSDMYSGSNAKQLPKGFDPKWLDKIGENSLMMEMDFVNKKKKKQSAKMTCVALEKDPMTIDLGEYNFSSF comes from the coding sequence ATGAAAATCAGAACAAAAACATTCACATTCATCGTATTGCTGCTAATCGGGACCACGGTGCAGGGTCAGTTTCTCAAAAAACTGGGCAAACGTGCCGAAAAAGCGGCAGAACGCACCGTATTGAACAGGGCGGATGAAGAAGCAGCAAAAAAAACCGACCAGGCCTTGGACGAGGTTTTGACCATGGAGATGGGAACTATGGGCGGCTCCCAGGTCGACCCCGATGTACTGCCAGGTTCGTACGAGTTCGATTGGCGCTACACGTTGCGCATGTCGCACGAAAAGGGAGACATCGATTTGAACTATTTTTTATCTGAAGATGGCGGGGCTTTCGGTAGTAGACCAGAGCTGAACCAAGGCACAGGCTCTATGGGCAATATGTTGATGGTAATCGATCCAGGGCTTGAGACTACCACGATTCTGATGGACAATGGGGGACAGAAAACCGGTATGGTCATGTCGAATCCGGATTTGTCAGAAGCCGTCGCCCAAGAATCCGATATGGATGAATATGAATTGAAGGAAATCGGCACCAAGGAAATCCTGGGCTATACCTGCCAAGGCTTTCAGATGGAGAACGAAGATACAAAAATGACCATGTACATAGCTTTCGATACCCCTGTCAGTTTCAGTGATATGTACTCGGGTAGCAATGCCAAACAGCTACCTAAAGGATTTGATCCCAAATGGTTGGATAAAATCGGCGAGAACAGCCTGATGATGGAAATGGATTTTGTCAATAAAAAGAAGAAAAAGCAAAGTGCAAAAATGACCTGTGTCGCCTTGGAGAAAGACCCGATGACCATTGACCTCGGCGAATATAATTTTAGTAGCTTTTAG